A stretch of Desulfotalea psychrophila LSv54 DNA encodes these proteins:
- a CDS encoding endonuclease III domain-containing protein produces MLAFFGPQQWWPAKSPFEIIVGAVLTQGTSWKNVEKALANLEFAHLLNYDALLALPEKALAELIKPAGFFNVKAARLGNLLVMIAENYGGKIDALLADELGQARQALLKVRGVGEETADAILLYAAGKPIFVIDSYTHRIFSRHNMVDEETDYQTMQKTFMANIEEEASIFNEYHALIVMTAKKFCKKNKPLCPNCPLYGLNECYI; encoded by the coding sequence ATGTTAGCATTTTTTGGTCCTCAACAGTGGTGGCCGGCTAAAAGCCCCTTTGAAATCATCGTTGGTGCCGTCTTAACCCAAGGCACCAGTTGGAAAAATGTCGAAAAGGCCCTGGCTAATTTGGAGTTTGCTCATCTATTAAATTACGATGCTCTGCTTGCCCTGCCCGAGAAAGCCTTAGCAGAGCTCATCAAACCTGCCGGTTTTTTTAATGTCAAGGCAGCCAGACTAGGCAATTTGCTGGTAATGATAGCAGAGAATTATGGGGGCAAGATTGATGCCCTACTAGCCGATGAACTCGGACAGGCTCGCCAGGCCCTGCTCAAGGTGAGAGGCGTCGGCGAAGAGACTGCGGACGCCATTTTACTCTATGCAGCAGGCAAACCAATCTTTGTTATAGATAGCTATACCCATCGGATATTTTCCCGCCATAATATGGTGGATGAGGAGACAGACTATCAGACAATGCAGAAGACCTTTATGGCAAATATCGAAGAAGAGGCCAGTATCTTCAACGAATATCACGCCCTTATCGTTATGACGGCAAAGAAATTTTGCAAAAAAAACAAACCACTATGCCCAAACTGCCCACTTTATGGACTCAATGAGTGCTATATCTAA
- a CDS encoding 6-phosphofructokinase: MKKIAISTGGGDAPGLNAVIYAVVHACYRKGWEVYGSRNGYAGFLDLEEMIQLRPRDVEGIYAIGGTIIGSTNKGNPFANPVKNLAGETQVIDISDKILRNFKRMNFDCHIAIGGDGSMEIAHQFAEKGMPVIGVPKTIDNDLEETDRTFGFDTAVSTATEALDKLHSTAKSHDRVMVVEVMGRDSGWIALYSGISGGADIILIPEVPFDMDKVCEKITDNDLRGKDYSIVVVAEGAQALNGQRFIKGGLEPGRQEVILGGVGEWVATEIQRRTDKDTRSLVLGHLQRGGSPTTFDRLLALRFGAAAVRLVEQETFDHMVALKNSEMKAVPIADAIRARKKVDLTSDKVQTARDIGICLGD; the protein is encoded by the coding sequence ATGAAAAAAATAGCGATTTCTACGGGTGGTGGTGACGCCCCTGGTCTCAATGCAGTTATCTACGCTGTTGTCCATGCCTGTTATCGAAAAGGATGGGAAGTTTATGGCAGTCGCAACGGCTATGCCGGATTTTTAGATTTAGAGGAAATGATACAGCTAAGACCCCGTGATGTAGAGGGTATTTATGCAATTGGTGGAACCATTATTGGTTCAACTAATAAGGGCAATCCCTTTGCAAATCCTGTTAAAAATCTAGCAGGCGAGACACAGGTCATCGATATCTCTGATAAAATCTTGCGAAATTTCAAGAGAATGAACTTTGACTGCCACATAGCCATCGGTGGTGACGGTAGCATGGAGATTGCTCACCAATTTGCCGAAAAGGGAATGCCTGTTATCGGTGTACCCAAAACCATTGATAATGATCTTGAAGAGACTGACAGAACCTTTGGTTTTGACACTGCCGTCTCCACTGCCACCGAAGCCCTCGACAAATTGCACTCCACGGCAAAATCCCACGACAGAGTCATGGTGGTGGAGGTCATGGGACGTGATTCCGGATGGATAGCCCTCTACTCTGGTATTTCCGGGGGAGCGGATATTATTCTCATTCCAGAAGTACCCTTTGATATGGACAAGGTCTGTGAAAAAATTACAGACAATGATCTACGCGGTAAGGATTACTCTATTGTGGTAGTGGCCGAAGGGGCACAGGCGCTTAATGGCCAACGGTTTATTAAGGGCGGATTAGAACCTGGACGTCAGGAGGTTATCCTTGGCGGAGTAGGAGAATGGGTTGCCACAGAGATACAGAGGCGTACCGACAAAGACACCCGCTCCCTTGTTCTGGGACATCTTCAGCGAGGCGGCTCTCCAACCACCTTTGACAGACTATTGGCACTTCGATTTGGCGCAGCAGCAGTACGACTGGTGGAGCAGGAAACCTTTGACCATATGGTAGCCCTGAAAAATTCAGAGATGAAAGCTGTTCCCATAGCAGATGCAATCAGGGCACGTAAGAAGGTTGATCTCACCAGTGACAAGGTGCAAACCGCCCGGGATATTGGCATCTGCTTGGGTGATTAG
- a CDS encoding IscA/HesB family protein, translating to MSDFNVTDLAIDKLKEYMEQNKIDSALRIALMQGGUAGPSLGLALDEPKDNDKSFDFDSITFLIEESLLETTGGVKVDYLDAGPRSGFSISSVVPLAGGGGCSSGSCSSGSCG from the coding sequence ATGTCTGATTTCAACGTAACAGACTTGGCTATAGACAAGTTGAAAGAATACATGGAGCAGAATAAGATTGATTCTGCTCTTCGTATTGCTCTTATGCAGGGCGGCTGAGCTGGCCCATCTTTGGGATTGGCTCTGGATGAGCCAAAAGATAATGATAAGAGCTTTGATTTTGATTCAATTACTTTCCTCATCGAGGAAAGTCTTCTTGAAACCACAGGCGGCGTGAAGGTTGATTACCTTGATGCTGGTCCTCGTTCTGGTTTTAGCATCTCCTCCGTTGTTCCATTGGCGGGTGGCGGTGGATGTAGCTCGGGCTCCTGTAGCTCTGGCAGCTGCGGTTGA
- the clpB gene encoding ATP-dependent chaperone ClpB — MQLDKFTLKSQEAVQAAQQQARQMGHQEIHLSHLVLAILQQTDSIIIPVLKKMGVQPHMLEVALQEALAAIPKVSGSGAGQVYASQALTTLFDSASDIASSMQDDFVSMEHIFLAALRVKKDAVADVFKRNQVSEKQFLQALMDIRGNQRVTDQSPEEKFQALQKYADNLTDRAKQGKIDPVIGRDEEIRRVIQVLSRRTKNNPILIGEPGVGKTAIVEGLAQRIVDDDIPTTLKNKQVVTLDMGALIAGAKYRGEFEDRLKAVLKEVEKQAGNIILFIDELHTIVGAGASEGSMDASNMLKPALARGELHCVGATTLNEYKKYIEKDTALERRFQPVLVQEPSVEDTVAILRGIKEKYEIHHGVRIQDAATVAAVTLSNRYIADRFLPDKAIDLIDEAASQLRIEIDSMPTEIDQLQRKCMKLEIEQEALKKEKDSASISRLQESKKQLADLSDELKGLMGQWNIERETIAGISSIKEEIDAAQAEEQLAERAGDLQKVAQIRYQKLPGLGEKLVKAQAELSTMQQDKMILKEEVGPEDIASIVSKWTGIPVDKLLQGERDKLVHAEDDLAKRVVGQRDAIVAVANAVRRSRAGLQNPNRPLGSFLFLGPTGVGKTELAKSLADFLFEDEQAMIRVDMSEYMERHAVSRLIGAPPGYVGYDEGGYLTEAIRRRPYAVILLDEIEKAHPDVFNILLQILDDGRLTDGKGRTVDFRNTILIMTSNIGGEQILEMVQAGKGAADMYEQINTMLQSRFKPEFLNRIDDSIIFNPLSREDMLSILDIQLIGLAGRLLERDIVLQVEKNAKELLVARGYDRAYGARPLKRSIQRYLEDPLALTILAGEIKTPAKLVVGLENGELLMRWAELTE, encoded by the coding sequence ATGCAACTTGATAAGTTTACCCTTAAGTCTCAGGAGGCCGTTCAGGCCGCCCAGCAGCAGGCAAGACAGATGGGGCATCAGGAAATTCATCTCAGCCATCTAGTCCTTGCCATACTGCAACAAACCGACAGCATTATTATTCCCGTTCTCAAAAAAATGGGTGTTCAGCCGCATATGTTAGAGGTGGCTTTGCAGGAGGCCCTTGCTGCTATACCTAAGGTCTCCGGCAGTGGAGCGGGCCAGGTCTACGCCTCTCAGGCCCTGACTACCCTCTTTGACTCGGCCAGTGATATTGCCTCATCCATGCAGGACGATTTTGTCAGTATGGAACATATTTTCCTTGCCGCCCTACGGGTAAAAAAAGATGCTGTTGCAGATGTTTTTAAAAGAAATCAGGTGAGTGAAAAACAGTTCCTTCAGGCCCTGATGGATATTAGGGGTAATCAAAGGGTTACTGATCAATCTCCTGAAGAGAAATTTCAGGCTCTGCAAAAATATGCCGATAATCTTACCGATAGGGCAAAACAGGGCAAGATTGATCCTGTCATTGGTCGTGACGAAGAGATACGTAGGGTTATTCAGGTTCTTTCTAGACGTACCAAGAATAATCCTATTCTCATAGGTGAACCGGGTGTTGGTAAGACTGCCATCGTTGAGGGACTGGCCCAACGGATTGTTGACGATGATATTCCCACCACCCTGAAGAATAAGCAGGTTGTTACCCTGGATATGGGCGCTCTTATTGCCGGAGCGAAGTATCGGGGTGAATTTGAAGACCGTCTTAAGGCGGTGCTTAAAGAGGTGGAGAAGCAGGCGGGGAATATCATTCTCTTTATTGATGAGCTTCATACCATTGTCGGGGCCGGTGCCTCGGAGGGATCAATGGATGCCTCCAATATGCTAAAACCTGCCCTGGCTCGGGGGGAGTTGCACTGCGTAGGTGCCACCACTCTCAACGAATATAAGAAGTACATTGAAAAAGACACCGCCCTTGAACGAAGGTTCCAACCCGTTCTTGTCCAGGAACCCAGTGTTGAGGATACCGTGGCTATCCTCCGTGGGATTAAGGAGAAGTATGAGATACACCATGGTGTCCGTATTCAGGATGCGGCCACCGTTGCGGCGGTAACCCTTTCTAATCGTTATATTGCAGATCGTTTTCTCCCCGATAAGGCCATTGACCTCATCGATGAGGCGGCTTCGCAACTGCGGATTGAGATAGATTCTATGCCAACGGAGATTGATCAGCTCCAACGCAAATGTATGAAGCTTGAGATAGAGCAGGAGGCTTTGAAGAAGGAGAAGGATTCAGCCTCTATCTCCAGGCTTCAGGAGAGTAAGAAGCAACTCGCTGATCTCAGTGATGAGCTTAAAGGACTCATGGGCCAGTGGAATATTGAAAGGGAGACCATTGCCGGTATCTCCTCGATAAAAGAGGAAATTGATGCTGCCCAGGCAGAAGAACAGCTGGCGGAACGGGCAGGAGATTTGCAGAAAGTTGCCCAGATACGTTACCAAAAGCTTCCGGGGCTTGGAGAGAAGTTGGTGAAGGCGCAAGCTGAGTTGAGCACCATGCAGCAGGATAAGATGATTCTCAAAGAGGAGGTCGGGCCAGAGGATATTGCCTCCATTGTCAGCAAATGGACAGGAATTCCTGTGGATAAACTTCTTCAGGGAGAGCGTGATAAGCTTGTGCATGCAGAAGATGATCTGGCAAAACGTGTTGTAGGTCAAAGGGATGCTATTGTTGCAGTGGCAAATGCTGTGCGCAGATCTCGGGCGGGCCTGCAAAACCCAAATAGGCCTCTTGGTTCCTTTCTCTTTTTGGGCCCCACCGGTGTCGGCAAGACCGAGCTTGCCAAATCTCTTGCCGACTTTCTCTTTGAAGATGAGCAGGCCATGATTCGGGTGGACATGTCTGAGTATATGGAGAGGCACGCTGTCTCCCGGCTGATCGGAGCTCCTCCCGGCTATGTTGGTTATGATGAGGGTGGCTATCTCACCGAGGCTATTCGGCGCAGACCTTATGCCGTTATTCTTTTGGATGAAATTGAAAAGGCCCATCCAGATGTATTCAATATTCTTTTGCAAATACTGGACGATGGTCGACTCACCGATGGTAAGGGGCGTACGGTTGATTTTCGTAACACCATCCTCATTATGACCTCTAATATAGGTGGAGAGCAAATTCTGGAGATGGTTCAGGCTGGAAAAGGGGCCGCGGATATGTACGAACAGATAAATACCATGCTGCAGTCTCGCTTTAAACCGGAGTTTCTTAATAGGATTGATGACAGCATTATCTTTAATCCGCTGAGTCGTGAGGATATGCTCAGTATTCTTGATATTCAGCTTATAGGTTTGGCAGGTCGTCTTCTCGAAAGAGATATTGTTTTACAGGTAGAGAAAAATGCCAAGGAGCTCCTTGTTGCCAGAGGATACGACAGGGCCTATGGCGCTCGGCCCTTGAAACGGTCAATCCAGCGTTATCTTGAAGACCCCCTGGCCTTGACGATTCTGGCGGGGGAGATAAAGACGCCTGCAAAATTGGTCGTAGGTCTTGAAAATGGTGAATTGCTTATGCGCTGGGCTGAGTTAACAGAGTAA
- a CDS encoding NAD(P)H-dependent oxidoreductase → MKKVLINFAHPARARSKINSALRAAVEDLEGVTFNDLYATYPDFLIDVKREQRLCEEHDILIFQHPFYWYSTPAIMKEWLDVVLENGWAYGSQGKALKGKIFLQAITAGGDNNTYQKGAYNQFTIRELISPYLAMAKLCKMEWLPPFVVLGIHRGTPDEKIQAYAEEYRRTVIALRDGTLDIVQARQGQYINSDLNSITRRQ, encoded by the coding sequence ATGAAAAAAGTCCTTATTAATTTTGCCCACCCGGCTAGAGCACGTTCAAAAATCAACAGCGCTCTTCGTGCTGCTGTTGAGGATCTTGAAGGTGTTACCTTTAATGATCTTTATGCAACTTATCCTGATTTTTTAATCGATGTAAAGAGGGAACAGCGACTCTGTGAAGAGCACGATATTCTTATTTTTCAGCATCCATTTTATTGGTATTCAACTCCGGCAATTATGAAGGAATGGCTTGACGTGGTGTTAGAGAATGGCTGGGCCTATGGCTCACAGGGAAAAGCACTCAAGGGGAAGATATTCCTGCAGGCTATTACAGCAGGCGGTGACAACAACACCTATCAAAAGGGTGCTTATAACCAATTCACCATTCGAGAACTTATCTCACCTTATCTTGCTATGGCAAAGCTCTGCAAAATGGAGTGGCTTCCTCCATTTGTTGTGCTTGGTATTCATAGAGGGACGCCTGATGAAAAAATTCAGGCTTATGCAGAAGAATACCGTCGTACTGTTATAGCTTTACGAGACGGCACCCTGGACATTGTGCAAGCCAGGCAAGGTCAATATATCAACAGCGACCTCAACTCGATAACCAGGAGGCAATAA
- a CDS encoding monovalent cation:proton antiporter-2 (CPA2) family protein — protein sequence MEHFLLQLFIFLAAASIAVPIAKKLGLGSVLGYLIAGIIIGPFGLSLIGDIEEVMHFTEFGVVMMLFLVGLELKPSLLWQMRIPILGMGGAQVVLSSLAIGGVALFFLPWQQAVAIGLILSLSSTAIVLQTLREKGLMNTSPGKSIFSVLLFQDLAVIPMLAALPLLATVTIHDNKHHASALFNINLLPGYLQISATLLAILSIFFLGKFASRPIFRTIAATRVREVFVAAALALVVGISLLMTVVGLSPALGTFLAGVVLADSEYRHELESDLEPFKGLLLGIFFISIGSSLNFTLIGENILLIALLTIGLISLKWFVLVGTGFIFKMAKKERSFFGIALAQGGEFAFVLFQFTKINGVLPTQTIDPLISAVAISMFLAPLLLLAHDKFVSSNQREEAQRDTDTIDHSGQKVILAGFGRLGTDLGRFLISAGVKPVILDHDAANVDVLRKFGFEVYYGDITRLDLLEAAGAAEAELLIITIGDINKSRNLIELVAKHYPHLKIAVNASDRSSAYELMDLGITQIRRETFGSALALGQDSLEMLGFDPYDTHKLMRIFKKNDEVTMPELYKTHREDQNQYISMYQKQNEDLEELMTLDLDNDMEGFDKAWTSGNPQEYIPSAEQKKQL from the coding sequence TTGGAACATTTCCTACTTCAGCTCTTTATTTTCCTAGCTGCAGCTTCTATTGCCGTTCCTATCGCAAAGAAACTCGGCTTAGGCTCAGTACTTGGATATCTTATAGCGGGCATCATCATCGGTCCTTTCGGCCTCTCTCTTATAGGTGACATTGAAGAGGTGATGCATTTTACTGAGTTCGGTGTAGTCATGATGCTTTTTCTGGTCGGCCTTGAACTTAAACCCTCACTACTCTGGCAGATGCGTATTCCTATATTAGGAATGGGAGGTGCACAGGTTGTACTGTCAAGTCTTGCCATCGGTGGCGTAGCGCTATTTTTTCTGCCATGGCAGCAGGCAGTAGCTATCGGTCTTATTCTTTCCCTCTCCTCTACAGCTATAGTTTTGCAAACATTACGGGAGAAGGGGCTGATGAATACCTCTCCTGGAAAATCTATCTTTTCGGTACTTTTATTTCAGGACCTGGCAGTCATCCCTATGCTTGCCGCTCTACCGCTTCTGGCAACAGTCACCATCCATGATAATAAGCACCATGCTTCAGCGCTTTTTAACATTAATTTACTGCCGGGATATCTGCAAATTTCGGCTACGCTACTTGCAATTCTATCTATTTTCTTTCTTGGTAAATTTGCCAGCAGGCCAATATTCAGGACCATTGCAGCTACGCGAGTTCGAGAAGTTTTTGTTGCCGCCGCTCTCGCCCTTGTTGTTGGCATCTCCTTACTTATGACAGTAGTTGGCCTCTCTCCAGCCCTTGGAACCTTCCTCGCCGGTGTTGTCCTGGCAGACAGCGAATACCGACATGAACTTGAAAGTGATTTAGAGCCATTTAAAGGACTATTGCTTGGAATATTTTTTATATCAATAGGTTCCAGTCTTAATTTCACCCTGATCGGGGAAAATATTCTTTTGATCGCCCTGCTTACAATCGGACTGATCAGTTTGAAATGGTTTGTGCTTGTTGGCACCGGTTTCATCTTCAAAATGGCCAAAAAGGAACGTTCATTCTTTGGTATTGCCTTAGCCCAGGGCGGTGAATTTGCCTTTGTTCTATTTCAATTTACCAAAATCAACGGTGTATTGCCCACTCAGACCATAGATCCCCTTATTTCTGCCGTTGCAATTTCAATGTTTCTTGCCCCCTTGCTTCTTCTCGCCCACGATAAATTTGTGTCAAGTAATCAGAGAGAAGAGGCCCAGCGTGACACAGATACGATTGACCATAGTGGTCAGAAGGTTATTCTGGCCGGTTTTGGTCGTCTTGGCACTGATCTTGGTCGTTTTCTTATTTCTGCTGGTGTTAAACCTGTCATTCTTGATCATGATGCGGCTAATGTGGATGTTCTTAGAAAGTTTGGTTTTGAGGTGTATTATGGAGACATTACCCGTTTGGATCTGCTTGAAGCAGCGGGAGCCGCTGAAGCGGAACTCTTGATAATCACCATAGGTGATATAAACAAATCTAGAAATTTGATCGAGTTGGTAGCAAAACACTACCCACATCTTAAAATAGCAGTCAATGCTTCAGATCGGTCCTCAGCTTACGAACTCATGGATCTCGGAATTACTCAAATAAGAAGGGAAACATTTGGCAGTGCTCTGGCTCTTGGTCAAGATTCCTTGGAAATGCTTGGCTTTGACCCCTATGATACACATAAACTAATGCGTATTTTTAAGAAGAATGATGAGGTGACAATGCCTGAATTATATAAAACACATCGTGAAGATCAGAACCAATATATATCTATGTATCAGAAACAGAATGAAGATCTTGAAGAGTTAATGACACTTGATCTGGACAACGACATGGAGGGATTCGACAAGGCCTGGACTAGCGGAAATCCGCAAGAGTATATTCCTTCCGCAGAGCAGAAAAAACAGCTATAG
- a CDS encoding CoA-acylating methylmalonate-semialdehyde dehydrogenase, with protein MAEKLQYWVDNQWRRSKTTSYADLYNPSTGEVTAQVAHCTAEEVEEAIASAAAAYPGWAATPVGKRVQIFFRMKMLVDQHLEELTDILCREQGKNRAESMGDVLKVNEVIEFACGAPHLMKGPSLFNVSNGYDTVQQMRPLGVFAGIVPWNFPAMIPHGWMAPICMVTGNTMVLKAASYVPRTAMRLMELWQEAGLPPGVLNLVTANRTEAEILLRHPEIKGVSFVGSTTVGRHIYETATANGKRVQALCAAKNHALVLEDCNLERTAQGIINAFCGCAGARCMALPVIVVQESIADKLVERITYHAKKLTMGKAWLPETGMGPIVNAGHKKSILDWIARGITEGADLVLDGRRPVVAAGCENGYFIGPTIFDNVTPEMSIGSEEIFGPVLSVKRVKDFAEGIALMNANPYANGSVIYTESGFHARNFVAQTDGGMVGINVGIPVPVGIFGFTGQKKSFYGDLHTMGQDGFRFYTEQKTVTSTWFSKAKTTAKVDTWDGTMNMG; from the coding sequence ATGGCAGAAAAATTACAGTACTGGGTGGATAATCAGTGGCGCAGATCTAAAACAACTTCCTATGCCGATCTTTATAATCCTTCAACAGGTGAGGTGACGGCCCAGGTTGCTCATTGTACGGCAGAAGAGGTGGAAGAGGCCATTGCTTCAGCGGCTGCCGCCTATCCTGGATGGGCTGCAACACCTGTGGGAAAGAGGGTGCAGATTTTCTTTCGGATGAAGATGCTGGTTGATCAACACCTCGAAGAGCTTACCGATATCTTGTGTCGGGAGCAGGGCAAAAACAGAGCAGAGAGTATGGGCGATGTCCTGAAGGTAAATGAGGTAATAGAATTTGCCTGTGGTGCGCCTCATCTTATGAAGGGGCCTTCTCTTTTTAATGTGAGTAATGGTTATGATACTGTTCAACAGATGCGTCCTCTGGGTGTCTTTGCAGGTATTGTTCCGTGGAATTTCCCTGCCATGATTCCCCATGGTTGGATGGCACCTATCTGTATGGTCACAGGCAACACCATGGTTTTAAAGGCCGCAAGTTATGTGCCCCGTACCGCTATGCGGCTTATGGAACTTTGGCAGGAGGCAGGGCTTCCACCTGGGGTGCTCAATCTGGTTACAGCCAACCGAACCGAGGCTGAAATTTTACTACGTCATCCAGAGATTAAGGGCGTCTCTTTTGTGGGTTCGACAACTGTGGGCCGGCATATCTATGAAACAGCGACTGCTAACGGTAAACGCGTTCAGGCCCTCTGTGCCGCCAAAAACCATGCTCTTGTTCTTGAGGATTGTAACCTTGAGCGTACTGCCCAGGGAATCATCAATGCCTTCTGCGGCTGCGCAGGTGCCCGTTGTATGGCTCTTCCTGTCATCGTTGTTCAAGAAAGCATTGCCGATAAGCTGGTTGAGCGTATTACCTACCACGCCAAAAAACTGACCATGGGTAAGGCATGGCTTCCTGAAACAGGGATGGGCCCAATAGTCAATGCAGGTCATAAAAAAAGTATTCTTGACTGGATTGCAAGGGGAATTACAGAGGGTGCTGATCTTGTCCTTGATGGTCGCAGACCTGTAGTGGCTGCAGGATGCGAAAATGGCTATTTTATAGGGCCTACCATCTTTGACAATGTGACCCCTGAAATGAGTATTGGCAGCGAAGAAATTTTTGGCCCCGTTCTTTCAGTAAAACGGGTAAAAGATTTTGCTGAGGGCATTGCCCTTATGAATGCCAATCCATATGCCAATGGTTCGGTAATTTATACCGAGAGTGGCTTTCATGCCAGAAACTTTGTGGCCCAGACCGATGGCGGTATGGTGGGAATCAATGTGGGTATTCCTGTGCCTGTGGGTATTTTTGGCTTCACCGGTCAGAAGAAATCATTCTATGGTGATCTTCACACCATGGGCCAGGATGGTTTCCGCTTTTATACAGAACAGAAAACGGTGACAAGTACCTGGTTCTCCAAGGCCAAGACAACGGCCAAGGTAGATACCTGGGACGGTACTATGAACATGGGATAG
- a CDS encoding FadR/GntR family transcriptional regulator yields MMSSGIDGLSSVKSEKSTDKIIRQIRRGILKGDLQPGTFLGSEKDLSELFEVSKQTLRETINALEYMGLVTRKKGPGGGVYICRVSEKMAHDLLFNFFCFQQLSPEHLSEMRIALEPLAARAAAENITAELLARLKGLNMASEKAFKKGDFNEVDDYAVLFHKEIGKASGNPLIAFTLSFVEDLLSQIKAIINVDREFAGNVIMAHKKIYRAMKAGDPAGAAIAMLEDVEDVGAGLLRLSRKAALVPINDNGEDPSVFSYLASALQKE; encoded by the coding sequence ATGATGAGTTCAGGGATTGATGGCCTTTCTTCAGTAAAAAGTGAAAAATCAACGGATAAAATCATCCGGCAAATTCGCAGGGGTATCTTAAAGGGTGATCTTCAACCGGGAACTTTTCTTGGCTCTGAAAAAGATCTTTCCGAGCTTTTTGAAGTAAGCAAACAAACCCTGCGGGAAACCATTAATGCTCTGGAATATATGGGTCTGGTCACAAGGAAGAAGGGGCCAGGAGGCGGTGTTTATATTTGTCGGGTTTCTGAAAAGATGGCCCATGACCTCCTCTTTAACTTCTTTTGCTTCCAGCAACTCTCGCCGGAACATCTCTCTGAAATGCGTATTGCCCTGGAACCTCTTGCGGCAAGGGCCGCAGCAGAGAATATAACAGCAGAACTTCTTGCCCGCCTTAAAGGGCTTAATATGGCCAGTGAAAAGGCCTTTAAGAAAGGTGATTTTAATGAGGTAGATGATTACGCGGTTCTCTTTCATAAAGAGATAGGCAAGGCATCCGGTAACCCCCTCATCGCCTTTACTCTCAGCTTTGTGGAAGATCTGCTCTCTCAAATTAAGGCCATTATAAATGTTGATCGCGAATTTGCCGGCAATGTCATTATGGCCCATAAAAAAATTTATAGGGCCATGAAGGCAGGTGATCCTGCTGGAGCGGCTATAGCAATGCTTGAAGATGTTGAAGATGTTGGGGCAGGCCTTCTGCGCTTGAGCAGAAAGGCAGCTCTTGTACCCATCAATGATAATGGGGAAGATCCTTCCGTCTTCTCTTATTTGGCTTCAGCACTGCAAAAGGAGTAA
- a CDS encoding SIR2 family NAD-dependent protein deacylase, which yields MENLKQLLSSQSRQNWLFGAGISYGSKIPLMYPLTDRVEKIVEDIAGDEEKAILASLKADLNDDCHVEHYLSHLGDLLAIAERSKDKIAHIGGNCYSVEHLNKLYLEIIKAIGGIVRYGYVAANAERGLEEEIGTAEGPIVEIKPHYEFVEALLLSQSNLERRSKTTFFTTNYDTLLEDALALHKKAVCDGFSGGAVGFWNAEKEFSDISIDSNTYQLYKLHGSIDWHRDESFGLVRARYGTKYLSNLANIMIYPQATKYVETQKDPFANLFMGLRKTLMNKQQNTLLTCGYSFGDDHINAEIESALKSEGNQTTVIAFIQEAPKDGIVINKTLDGWLNCPKIGKKVYVAGESGIYHASTTPSAETDTSKYNWWRFDVLTQFIKTGEV from the coding sequence ATGGAAAACTTAAAACAACTTTTGAGCTCGCAAAGTAGGCAAAATTGGCTTTTTGGGGCAGGTATAAGTTACGGTTCGAAAATACCCTTAATGTATCCTCTAACAGATCGTGTTGAGAAAATTGTTGAAGATATCGCAGGTGACGAGGAAAAAGCAATATTGGCATCATTAAAAGCAGATCTCAACGATGACTGCCATGTAGAGCATTATCTGAGTCATTTGGGAGACCTGCTGGCTATTGCCGAACGCTCCAAGGATAAGATTGCACATATTGGTGGAAATTGCTATTCGGTAGAACATCTCAATAAACTGTATTTAGAAATTATCAAAGCCATTGGTGGAATCGTCAGATATGGGTATGTTGCCGCAAATGCTGAGCGTGGTCTAGAGGAAGAAATTGGTACAGCTGAAGGACCTATTGTCGAAATAAAACCACATTATGAATTTGTTGAAGCACTATTGCTGAGCCAGTCTAACCTTGAGCGCCGTTCAAAAACAACATTCTTTACCACTAATTATGATACATTGCTCGAAGATGCTTTAGCTCTACATAAAAAGGCTGTATGTGATGGTTTTTCAGGTGGAGCGGTAGGTTTTTGGAATGCGGAAAAAGAGTTTTCTGATATCTCAATAGATTCTAACACCTACCAATTATATAAATTGCATGGATCAATAGATTGGCATCGAGATGAGAGTTTCGGTCTAGTACGTGCACGGTATGGGACAAAGTATTTGTCAAATCTTGCAAATATTATGATTTATCCTCAAGCGACAAAGTATGTAGAAACTCAAAAAGACCCCTTTGCCAATCTATTCATGGGATTAAGAAAGACCCTGATGAACAAGCAGCAAAATACACTACTTACTTGTGGTTACAGTTTCGGCGATGACCACATCAATGCCGAAATAGAAAGCGCATTGAAAAGTGAAGGGAACCAGACGACTGTTATCGCTTTTATTCAAGAGGCACCTAAGGATGGCATCGTAATCAATAAGACATTAGATGGTTGGTTGAACTGTCCTAAAATAGGTAAAAAGGTTTATGTAGCTGGTGAATCCGGTATTTATCATGCTTCGACAACGCCGTCAGCTGAAACTGATACATCCAAATATAATTGGTGGCGTTTTGATGTTCTGACTCAGTTTATTAAGACAGGGGAAGTATAA